The Ignavibacteria bacterium genome contains the following window.
TTAACAATAGATTTTAATTCATCCTTAGATTGAATTGGATCCTTAGTTCCGGGAACAACTGGAACATTGTGCTTTATCATCAAATCTCTTGCAGATGCTTTATTTCCCATTAGTCGTACTGAATCAGCTGAAGGACCTATAAAAACTAAATCTCGATCACAAACGTATTTAATAAAGTCAGGATTTTCTGATAGAAATCCATATCCGGGATGAATCGCCTCGCAATTGGAGATCTTAGCGGCATCAACTATTTGCTCAAAGTTTAAATACGAATCTTTAGATTGACTTGCTCCAATATGAATTGCCTCTCCTGCAAGTCGAACATGCAAAGAGTTTTTATCAGCGTCTGAATAAACCGCAACTGGTTGAATACCAAGATCTTTACAAGCTCGAATGATGCGTATTGCGATCTCGCCCCTATTTGCAATTAAGATCTTTTTGAACATACACTACAAAAATATGAAAACTGATATTAAATAAAACTGTTAATATTTTATTTTGAAATATGTTATAACTATTCTTTCAATTTCACTATAGTAATCCCATCTCCTCCTTGCTCTATTGGAGCTGGGTTAAATGATTCAACAAAAGGATGTTTTGTTAACCATTCTTTTACAAAATTTTTAAGAATACCATCTCCCTTTCCATGCAGGATCTCAAGTAGTATTAGACCTGAAACGGAAGCATTGTCAATAAAATTAAGCACTTCTCTTTCCGCATCAACTGTTCGTTGTCCTCGAATGTCGAGTCTCATGGGAATAATTTCATTCCGTAAGTTGAATACTTTAGATGTTATTTCTAGTTCCTTTTCAACATTGATTTTAACCAGCGTATTTAATTTTGTTTTTACTTTAAGATTACCAATTAAAAGTTGAACAAAATTTTTCCGCTCATCTATTTCAATAACCCTCCCTTTAATATTTTTTTCCTTCGAGATAACAAAATCGCCGACTGAAATAGAACCTGCTTCAATAGGAATTGATGATTCTACTATTTGTGCTTCAATATCATTTTTTACGGTTTTAATCTGCTCCCGATATTGATGGATTACATTTGAATCTGCCTTCGATTCTTTGATTGATTTTACTGTTTTCTCGATAAGAGAATTTGCAGACTTCACTATTGTAAGAGCCTCTTCCAAAGCTTTTTGTTTTATTTCAGATTTAGTTGCCTTAACTTCATTTAGTTTTTGATTGAATTCATTAATTAATTTATCTAGTTGGATTTTCTCTGCCTTCACTTCTTCAAGCAGTTTAGAATAAACTTGCAATTTTTGATGCAGTGATGAAATGTATTGTTCAATTTCGGCAGCATTTTTCTCACGGAAACTTTTTGAGGTATGAATTATTTCATCAGGAAAATTGAGTCGTTCTGAAATTTCAAATGCATAACTGCTTCCCGGAATTCCTTGTATGAACTTATAAGTTGGCTCGAGATTTTTTGCATTAAACTCCATTGATGCATTAATCGCATTTGAATGATTTGCTGCAAATAATTTCAAGTAGCTGTGGTGTGTAGTAACAATTATAAAAGAACCTTTTTCGATCAAAAGTTTTAAAATCCCCGCAGCGAGAGAAACACCTTCGCTTGGGTCTGTTCCGGTACCGATCTCATCCAATAGCACAAGTGATTCGTCATTTGACGAATTATAAATCTCTTTAATACTCTTAAGATGCGAGCCGAAAGTACTGATGTCATTATCAATTGATTGCTCATCACCAATATCGATCTGGATATTTTTGAAAAAAGGTATCGTCGAATCAGCTTGCATGGGAACATGGTAACCGTATCTTGCAAGATGAGATATCACGCCAATTGCTTTCATCAAAACAGTCTTCCCTCCTGCATTTGGACCTGAAATGACCATACATTTTATTGTCTCATCGAGTTTAAGATTAAACGGAACTGTTTTTTGGTAACCTATGGTTTGAATTAGAAGCGGATGTCGGCATTCAAGGAGTTCAAATGAGTGATCATTTGAAAAATTGACTTTCGTACCGCGTACTTCGATGGAGTATTTTGCCTTTGCAAAAATCGAATCAAACTTTGCGATCAATTTGAGCGATTCGACTAATTGTGTTGCAATCTTACTTACTTCGGTAGTCAATAAATGCAATATTCTCGAAATCTCTCTTTTCTCTTCAAAGTGAAGTGATAGAAGCTCATTGTTCAGTTCAAGAGTTTCTTCCGGTTCAATGTATGTAGTCAACCCAGTTGCAGATTCAGAGTGTATAAAACCTTTAACTTGTCTTTTGTATTCAGTTTTCACCGGAATGACAATTCTTCCATCACGGATTGTCATTAGTTCTTCCTGAACAAGTCCTTTCTCAGCAAATGTTTTTAAAAGTTTATCAGCAACTTTTCTCAAATAGTCACTTTGCTGTTTGATTTCTGCGCGAATTCGTCTTAGCTCCGGACCTGCATTATCTTTTATTTCGCCATAATCATCGATTACGTCATTTATTCTTTTTTCGAGAAGTTTATCGACAATTAATTCTTCAGATAGCTGGCGAAGATTTTCGAGATTCAAATTATTCTCTGAAAAAGTGTTTTTTATTATGCGGGAATTACGAAGCAGATCATTTATTTTTAAAAAGTCCTTTGCATTTAGTATAAAACCCTCAATCCGCGATTTAACAATTTGCTCTGTTAAATCCGGTAAAAATAGAATTTCAAGATCGGAAGATAATTCAAAGTATCTTTTCGCTTCATCAGTTAAGGTTTGATATAGTTCTGCTTCAGCTAACGAATTCGCTATAAAATCATTTTCAATTAAATTTGCGCCAACTTCAGTGGAAGCATACTTTTTTACGTGAGAAAAAATCTTAGGAAGATCTAATTTTTCAATACTCTTTAGCATGAGTAAGAATGGAATCTTTTTTTCTGTTTACTTCTCTAATTAGATCAAAAAATTCTTTTGTGCTTGGAAATGCTTTTTCAATAACTTTGAATGTATTTGGGATTAAAGAAAAAGTAAAATTATATAAATGAGATTGTACCCTACTCTCCTTATCTGGAAAACTAAAAAGATTCAGGAAGATAAAAAGAGCACTCAGTATTAACCAAATTTGGAACACACCAACAATGCCGCCTAAGAACTTATTAATCAGACTAATAACACCATCTCTTGGTTTAAGTAATCTTGAAAGGAGCGATGCGACAAGAAAACTAACAACAAAAATCAAGATGAACGAAAC
Protein-coding sequences here:
- a CDS encoding endonuclease MutS2; translation: MLKSIEKLDLPKIFSHVKKYASTEVGANLIENDFIANSLAEAELYQTLTDEAKRYFELSSDLEILFLPDLTEQIVKSRIEGFILNAKDFLKINDLLRNSRIIKNTFSENNLNLENLRQLSEELIVDKLLEKRINDVIDDYGEIKDNAGPELRRIRAEIKQQSDYLRKVADKLLKTFAEKGLVQEELMTIRDGRIVIPVKTEYKRQVKGFIHSESATGLTTYIEPEETLELNNELLSLHFEEKREISRILHLLTTEVSKIATQLVESLKLIAKFDSIFAKAKYSIEVRGTKVNFSNDHSFELLECRHPLLIQTIGYQKTVPFNLKLDETIKCMVISGPNAGGKTVLMKAIGVISHLARYGYHVPMQADSTIPFFKNIQIDIGDEQSIDNDISTFGSHLKSIKEIYNSSNDESLVLLDEIGTGTDPSEGVSLAAGILKLLIEKGSFIIVTTHHSYLKLFAANHSNAINASMEFNAKNLEPTYKFIQGIPGSSYAFEISERLNFPDEIIHTSKSFREKNAAEIEQYISSLHQKLQVYSKLLEEVKAEKIQLDKLINEFNQKLNEVKATKSEIKQKALEEALTIVKSANSLIEKTVKSIKESKADSNVIHQYREQIKTVKNDIEAQIVESSIPIEAGSISVGDFVISKEKNIKGRVIEIDERKNFVQLLIGNLKVKTKLNTLVKINVEKELEITSKVFNLRNEIIPMRLDIRGQRTVDAEREVLNFIDNASVSGLILLEILHGKGDGILKNFVKEWLTKHPFVESFNPAPIEQGGDGITIVKLKE
- a CDS encoding CvpA family protein, which encodes MHNYIDYAVIIFVIIGFLLGLKDGLIKKVISLAALIAAIFISITFSHDVKKIVMQITSLDALPAMIVSFILIFVVSFLVASLLSRLLKPRDGVISLINKFLGGIVGVFQIWLILSALFIFLNLFSFPDKESRVQSHLYNFTFSLIPNTFKVIEKAFPSTKEFFDLIREVNRKKDSILTHAKEY